A genomic region of Bradyrhizobium sp. ORS 278 contains the following coding sequences:
- the egtB gene encoding ergothioneine biosynthesis protein EgtB encodes MTSSASAAAPLPITDAPQTPGPGSLAGRLIDAFLAVRGETERRAAPLSPEDQVIQSMPDASPIKWHRAHTTWFFEQFVLGAHCPGYAPYHPDYAFLFNSYYVSAGPRHTRGERGLITRPGVADVTAYRRHVDAAVVEFLGQADPATLAAVESLIEVGLNHEQQHQELMLTDILHAFAQNPTAPAYDPSWSFPAPAGSGQDCISLAEGIHTVGHAGDGYHFDNEGPAHRALVGPVKIARNLVTNAEWLAFMADGGYATATLWLMDGFAAASREGWQAPGHWYMVEDEWKIMTLGGLKSVDPNAPVCHVSYYEADAFARWSGKHLPTEMEWEVAARGNQLNDAFGIVWQWTRSAYSPYPGYRPIEGALGEYNGKFMVNQLVLRGSSLATPEDHSRVTYRNFFYPHHRWQFTGLRLADYS; translated from the coding sequence GTGACCAGTTCAGCCTCCGCCGCGGCCCCGCTCCCCATCACAGATGCGCCACAGACCCCCGGCCCAGGCTCCTTGGCCGGCAGGCTGATCGATGCGTTTCTCGCGGTCCGAGGCGAAACGGAGCGCCGCGCGGCGCCGCTCAGCCCCGAGGACCAGGTCATCCAGTCCATGCCGGATGCCAGCCCGATCAAATGGCACCGCGCCCACACAACGTGGTTCTTCGAACAGTTCGTGCTCGGCGCACACTGCCCAGGCTACGCCCCTTATCATCCGGATTACGCTTTTCTGTTCAATTCCTATTACGTCAGTGCGGGCCCCCGCCACACGCGCGGCGAGCGTGGCCTGATCACCAGGCCGGGGGTCGCCGACGTGACGGCCTATCGGCGGCACGTCGATGCCGCGGTGGTCGAATTCCTCGGCCAAGCCGACCCTGCGACCTTGGCGGCAGTCGAATCCTTGATCGAGGTCGGCCTCAACCATGAGCAGCAGCATCAGGAGCTGATGCTGACCGACATCCTTCATGCCTTCGCGCAGAATCCGACCGCCCCGGCCTACGATCCCTCCTGGAGCTTTCCTGCACCTGCGGGCAGCGGTCAGGACTGCATCAGCCTCGCCGAAGGCATCCACACCGTCGGGCATGCCGGTGACGGCTATCATTTCGACAATGAGGGACCCGCCCACCGTGCCCTCGTCGGTCCGGTCAAGATCGCTCGCAACCTCGTCACCAATGCCGAATGGCTCGCTTTCATGGCGGACGGCGGTTATGCCACCGCCACCCTCTGGCTGATGGACGGTTTTGCCGCCGCGAGCCGCGAAGGCTGGCAGGCGCCCGGGCACTGGTACATGGTCGAAGACGAATGGAAGATCATGACACTCGGCGGATTGAAGTCCGTCGACCCCAACGCACCCGTCTGCCACGTCAGCTACTACGAGGCCGATGCCTTCGCGCGCTGGTCGGGCAAGCATCTGCCGACCGAGATGGAGTGGGAGGTCGCCGCGCGCGGCAACCAGCTCAACGACGCCTTCGGCATCGTCTGGCAGTGGACGCGCAGCGCCTACAGCCCCTATCCCGGATACCGTCCGATCGAGGGCGCGCTCGGCGAGTACAATGGCAAGTTCATGGTCAATCAGCTCGTGCTGCGCGGCTCGTCGCTGGCGACGCCGGAGGACCACAGCCGCGTCACCTACCGCAACTTCTTCTATCCTCATCACCGCTGGCAGTTCACGGGGCTTCGGCTTGCTGATTACAGCTGA
- the grxD gene encoding Grx4 family monothiol glutaredoxin has product MSIEQFIDNEVKSNDVVLFMKGTPQFPQCGFSGQVVQILDHVGVGYKGLNVLESAELRNGIKTFSNWPTIPQLYVKGEFIGGCDIVREMFQSGELQQLFTDKGIPVGTAASA; this is encoded by the coding sequence ATGAGCATCGAGCAATTCATTGACAACGAAGTGAAGTCCAACGACGTCGTGCTGTTCATGAAGGGGACGCCGCAGTTTCCGCAGTGCGGATTTTCCGGCCAGGTCGTGCAGATCCTCGACCATGTCGGCGTCGGCTATAAAGGCCTGAACGTGCTGGAATCGGCCGAGCTCCGCAACGGCATCAAGACGTTCTCCAACTGGCCGACGATCCCGCAGCTATATGTGAAGGGCGAGTTCATCGGCGGCTGCGACATCGTCCGCGAAATGTTCCAGAGCGGCGAACTGCAGCAGCTGTTCACCGACAAGGGCATTCCGGTCGGCACGGCGGCCTCAGCCTGA
- a CDS encoding O-acetyl-ADP-ribose deacetylase, with the protein MSYRVRTIGATRFEVVTADITKLGVDAIVNAANSSLLGGGGVDGAIHRAAGPDLAMECRMLHGCKTGEAKITKGYRLPARHVIHTVGPVWQGGDRGEPELLASCYRRSIELCHKHLLDSVAFPAISTGIFRFPADRAAAIAVATSIEAISEETSLSQIVFCCFSEQSAELHDAALSEAIASRFRAGPPR; encoded by the coding sequence CTGAGCTATCGCGTCCGCACCATCGGCGCGACCCGCTTCGAGGTCGTCACCGCCGACATCACCAAGCTCGGCGTTGACGCGATCGTCAACGCCGCGAACTCGTCTCTGCTCGGCGGTGGCGGCGTCGACGGCGCGATCCATCGCGCGGCTGGGCCGGATCTCGCCATGGAGTGCCGCATGCTCCATGGCTGCAAGACCGGCGAGGCCAAGATCACCAAGGGCTACCGGCTGCCGGCGCGCCATGTGATCCACACCGTCGGCCCGGTCTGGCAGGGCGGCGATCGCGGCGAGCCGGAGCTGCTCGCCTCGTGCTATCGTCGCTCGATCGAGCTGTGCCACAAGCATCTTCTGGACTCGGTTGCGTTCCCCGCGATCTCGACCGGGATCTTCCGCTTTCCCGCCGATCGTGCGGCCGCGATCGCGGTCGCCACTTCGATCGAGGCCATCAGCGAGGAGACCTCGCTCTCTCAGATCGTGTTCTGCTGCTTCTCCGAGCAGAGCGCCGAGCTGCACGACGCGGCGCTGAGCGAGGCGATCGCCAGCCGCTTCCGTGCCGGTCCGCCGCGGTGA